Below is a window of Megalopta genalis isolate 19385.01 chromosome 7, iyMegGena1_principal, whole genome shotgun sequence DNA.
GGCTCAGAATAATTAGGGCTCAGAATAAGTTGAGCTAATAATAATTAGGGCTAAGAATAATTAGGGCTCAGATTAAGTAGGGCTCAATAATTAGGGCTTAGAGTAGTTAGGACTTAGAATAATTAGGGCTCAGAATAAGTTGAGCTAATAATAATTAGGGCTCAGATTAAGTAGGGCTCAATAATTAGGGCTTAGAGTAATTAGGACTTAGAATAATTAGGGTTCAGAATAAGTTGAGCTAATAATAATTAGGGCTCAGAATAAGTAGAGCTAAGAATAATTAGGGCTCAGAATACGTAGGGCTAAGAATAATTAGGGCTCAGAATAAGTCGGGCTAATAATAATTAGGGCTCAGAATAATTAGGACTAAGAATAATTAGGGCCCAGAATAAGTCGGGCTAATAATAATTAGGGCTCAGAATAATTAGGGCCCAGAATAAGTCGGGCTAATAATAATTAGGACTCAGAATAATTAGAACTCGAATAATCTCtccgtcccaaattgtccatttttgtgcgcgatctgggcGCAAGAAAATTGACAAGTGAGGACAAAAAGTTgtcgaatttttattttcaggGATTCGAGGAACACTCTTCCAGATTTTCCTTGAGAAATTCGAAAAGTCTGTGCTGCTTTTATGAGTCACGGCCGCTATAGCAGCACACGGCAACCATGTTCTTTTCTTATCGAACGTCCCACATAAGAACGCGGAACAGTTTTTCACCAAGTCATTCAGCAATTTGAATAATAAACTCGACCGATCGTTCGATTCGATAACTGTATCACGgagaatttaattaattagGATACAGAAATTCTCTGCTCTACACTCCCTTTTGATAGAATTGATTTCGTATCGATGCAGACGGCAGGGCTATCTGAGATAAAGATATCGGTTTGATCGCCCGATAAAGCGAGAATGTCGTCGTGCGAAATCAAATTCGCCGAAATTAGTATCTCGCTCCGATGCGCGACCATTATTTGCCGAAAATAAGTAAATTTCCATGGAATAATAACGACAATAGCATTATCACAACGTTTTTATTGCATTCGATAAGAAAGTAGTTCACGTTTCGTGCGAAAAACTTTTTCTACGTGAGATCAAGTAATACTTAATTCTTTGACATGTAGAGCACCACGGTTTGTCATgttctttttttataaatatcgtAGATAATTGTTCGAACTATCCGACCAAATTATGTAATGTTGCGTTTTTAATGTCGAACGAGAAGTAGATAATAATCGCGTTTTATATCTATAATTACGTTTACATTGTATTTAGCTTTTAATAACGTTTGATCGAACTATGATAACTTATCGATAGTAGTGTCGTCATCAGTATCGATAATAATCCTCCAGAAATGCTGTTGGCACTGTTCCCTGAAAAAGAGAATGATATATTCGATTTAACGGAAACGGTTAACACGATTTTTCTATAAATTACACGCTGTGTAGATTGACTAAAAAAAGAGTTCAAAAACTAGAGTTTCTCATCTCTTTTTGTCGTCCcaggtaatagcaaaattgaaagaaggtattattttagtcatcgtctggtagactagtCCTTCTGTCATCTAAAAGAAATACGAGTCGCTTAgttgagttttaaaaaagttattacgttcgagaatgtgtacgaacacttttgtggcccactgtACATATACGAATACCAATGataaccagactgcggattttagatATTTATGACAAatccgagtacagtaaattctgccaaattgataataataagcatattattgttatactcccgtatataatataataagtatattatacttatattataagtAGTAATATTttggggtgtcccaaaattatagtatGTCTGAGAAACGAGGGATTCTTGaggggatttgaagcaacttttgtctttacaaaaattttctccgaggcatcgttaacgagttattaacgaaaaacagtgaccaatgggaggcgagttCGCTCGGCGAACCAAACCAATAAACGGAACAGAGtaccgtgcgctcgttggctcggccgtcgcgCGCCAGCCAaactcgcctcccattggtcattgtttttcgttaataactcgtaaaccgcgccgcggattgcattttcgctgagaacaaagttacttgaaataacctcaggaacctctcatttcctggaagagccataattttgggacaccctgtatactgccgtataataataactagtaacaaaagtaataaaaatagcAGTAattgatcgtatctcctcttcccaaattgcccaattTTGTGTACAAGCCGAGGGTCGATTAGGCAGAATTCACCGTTGATCTAACgcaaaacagtaaaaacatttcagttgaaaaaaaaagaagaaatttaaAGCTCTCGAATTATATTCAACTGGATAAAACgatttagaaataaaataaaagtatcTAATAAAAAGGAAAACGAAATTTAAAGCCGCTCTCGAATCATATTCAACTCGATAAAACgatttagaaataaaataaaagtatcTAATAAAAAGGAAAACGAAATTTAAAGCCGCTCTCGAATCATATTCAACTTGATAAAACgatttagaaataaaataaaagtatctaataaaaaagaaaacgaaatttAAAGCCGCTCTCGAATCACATTCAACTCGATAAAACgatttagaaataaaataaaagtgtcTCTCCCGTATCGCTTAACGAGCGCAGAGCGCAATtgttattttccataaaagtcCGCAGTCCGGTAATTAGCAAGACGTTTCAGACAAGTGTTTTTAGTGCCAGCACTTCGGTGCCAAGGGGTTACGCTTCCCAGGGACATCTTTATTCGGCCGCCTCGTGTTCCGAGGAAATGCACGTTCCCGATGTGCCGCGTCGCCTTGCAGGTATGTCGTAGGTGTTATCAGCGTCTAGGATCGGAGAAATTGCAACGCAACTTCGGGCCGAGACGGCATGCGACTGGTCGGAACGTAATTGCGAGCACATTACATACCCGGCCGCATAAAACTTGTTCCATGCGCGACTCAAAAAACTACTCGTTAAAGTTTCGACCCCCGTTCCCCTCTCCATTCCATCGTCGGGAATCAAATGCAAGGGGGACCTTTTCGATCGGTCACGAGTCAAGGTTACGTGCTTACCGTTATTCTGATATCGAGCATTCGTACGTGGCGCGCACGTAGTGTCATTTTCTCGAATGTAAGCCCAGTCGCATGCGCAACGGCCGTTCCTGCACGTTACCCGATAGTCGTTCGAACTCAGATAGCAATCCCCGAGATTTGTGCAGCTGTCGCCGAGAACTGTAACAAACGAATCACGGTGGTCATTGAAAAATAGTATCTCGACACTAATCTCGacgctaataataatataatattgggttggcaactaagtaattgccgatttgttcaatgaaataaaaaatttttttttacttggaacgaagtttaatctataatgtatttcccattttgttcgatgaccttttgctatctctctgacaacttgaaaattccacgctcgtagaaagcctgatccttttcggccaaaaactgagttaagtgagattttacagcgtcatcgtcgttaaaagttttaccacgaagggagttgtccagggatcgaaataagtggtaatccgatggcgcgagatcagggctatatggtgggtgtaacatcgattcccaaccaatatccatcaatttttgccgagtggacaaagacgtgtgcggcctagcattgtcctgctggaaaatgacacctttacgattgaccaattctgctcgcttttccttgactgctgcattcaatttgtccagttgccaacattcacggataataaaaaataacataataataataataataattttataatataacatttacggatatcataaagatgggagtgagagacatctataactgaaatcggcaatcacttagttgccaacccaatatataataataataatataataaaataatgggCACTAATCTCGATACTAATTAGCGAaacgaatattaattaatcgcCCGATCTCGGATACACTTGGCACAATACCGTGCACTCCCAGAAATCTGCCGTTTTGATTAAAAACACCTGCGAAAACAAGTGGTCGCTgaaaaattcattgaaattaATAAGAAAGTGGTGTGTGACTGcatctaaccctttgcactcgagtggcggctcagaggcaccactaagatcttttatatcgcgttttaagataatttttatattaacaaagttatgtcaaggttatgtcaaggttatgtcaaggttatgtcaaggttatgtgtaTATATAAAGTGGTGTGTGACTGCATTTAACCCTTTAATTATTTGACAAATTGTTAAGCctgtaactgttgcacgagttgTAAGATTTCGTGTGCATGAAATGCACTATAAATCgttacaaaatggaaatactgtaagtcggaaCAACTATTtcggatttaaagttaaaatgACATTGtctgctaagggttaataattatagtaacttatatataatataaaataataataataaaaatgttctgaGATTTTATCTAGACATTTGTGCcaaaaatgcatgaaatctgcAGTCCACATAGAATACTATGTTCGGAGGAGTATTTCTTACAAAGATATTCAAAGACgaatttgtatatattttatcgTTTTAAGCTTTTGTTTGAAGTTCTTGCAATGTGACGGTATTTAAGAACAACATGTgacatgattttatttaaaaacaaCGTTCGACGTGGTTCCATTGAAGCAATAATTCAATGCGACATTATCTTCCTCACAATTCGTTATAATGCTCGCGATAAAAAGTGGATACCGTAATTGTTACCAAATCACGAAATTGAATAAACTGTTATAAACGAGGATACGAAAGTATATTTACCTTTTTTCACGTTGCATCTATCAAATTTGTAATTCCGATCGTCGCCGCAGCCGCATATTTTATCTGTGTCTGTCAGACTTATACAAGTTGCATTTGGCACCACGGTGGAACACTGAATGTCCAGGTCACAAGGCGATCCAAAGGGTGCAACTGGTAAACGAGAATGCATACTGCATTATGTAAGCTGgatttcatttcattacaaTCTTTTCTCTAatcgttttgcatcgatttttattatttattaaggacaaatatagaaatatttggaacaaatatttaaacaaatatttataagacaaatatagaaatatagaaatattttatttattaaggaCAAATAGAAAGCAGAAAGCGTCGACGATTGTCATCCTGGAAAAGCTACTTTTTCTTTGTCACATTACGATGAAACAGAACATTTCGTTGTTAAAAGGAACAAATATAATTGAAAGTTATTATGTGtttttataacatattatatatatattttttatttgtaccGTGCAATTATTTGCATTTGAAATATGATGAATTTCTGATTGTTAGCATTCGAGTCGGAAACTATTCTTGTCACTGCTATATTATtgctatattattaaataaatattttacattAATAACAAGACTGATTAGATAGAACAGTGGCTGTGAAGTTCGACGATAATGGAGAATGCGAACTCAACGAATGTAGATTATTAAACATTCTGTCTCGACAATGTAAGAAATAAAAACGGAAAACAGATTATGTTCAATTTATTCTAATTACACGTGCTTACCTGCTATGCAAGATTTAAACGAGTCTGACACATAACCTTCTTTGCAAGCGCAAAGCTTTTCTCGGCAAATCGAATTTTTCGGTTGGCATTCCGTGTCGTTGGCGCAATCAGAGCCAATACCTTGGATGTTAAACAAAAcatcaatatataataaacatatatacatataataaaatataatatataataatatattaaaaaaatataatattaaaatataataatatattctcaaatattttatataaaataatataacaatatacaatagaaatgttattataaaatataataatatattctcaaatattttatataaaataatataacaatatacaatagaaatattattataaaatataataatatattctaaaatattttatataatataatataacaatatacaatacaaatattgttataaaatataataatatattctaaaatattttatataatataatataaagatatacaatagaaatattattataaaatataataacatataataaaatatataaaattcccCTCACAGGATCGCATTATTTTACCTATGTAATTCTCCAAGCATGTAGTATTGTCTGCATTGAGATGGGTACCACTTGGACAGACACaaacgtttttttcgcaagccAGCACTTCCCCTGTACCTTTCATGCGACAGTCGTGGTCTTTTTGACATTGTTCGCCGAGTCCTTTCGTCGACCAGCAAAACAATTCGGACTCGACGAAGTGCGATCTCTCGTTGCATACACATTTCCCCTCTACGCAGATACCGTCCGGCCCAAAAGTCCAGCACTGCGCGTTGTACTGGCAGCTCCAGTCGAACCGTTTCGCAGCTACGGTACAAGAAATTATTCGTTACAACGGAACAATTGAGATTACAACATAACACAGCATATGTACTTATAAcatgtacaggatgtcccaaaaatgtctcataattcgaaagtggcgggttcctcaggccatttgaagcaacttcttcctttgcaaaaattttctccgaggcaccgttaacgagttattaacgaaaaacagttaccaatgagaggtgagcttgCCTAgcgcgctaggcggccgagccaatcggcggaattgggctccgcgcgctcgttggctcggctgccacgcgccagcatatctcgcctctgattggtcagcgtttttcgttaataactcgtaatcgaagccgcggattgaatttttgctaaggaaaaagttacttcaaattacctcaggaaccacCCGTTTCCAGATTGCGTGACATTTTTGGGAGATCCCGTATAAGTAGACTACTGTGGGCTTCACGTATTTGCGACAGAACAAATGTTACACAAAACGATGGAAACGTCGGAAGAGAAGAGAAACGTCGACGAAGATTGTTAGATCATTTTTAGGTTATCAGAGAGTCTTTGCCCAATGGTCGTTACcataaattttcattttgcgaGCAGGTTTGCCGTCGGGCGATAAGTGGCATACCTTTTAGACATTTACGATTGTCCAAAGCAGGGACTCGTCCTGGTGCGCAATTCCATTTTCCATTTTTACATTCTGAATAGTCGATGGCGGCCTTGTCGGTTATGTTACAGGGTTCTCCGAGTTCTAGAAAaatatattcatttatatttcattgtcaCGTTTCCGTTGAAGTCTTCtctttttttcaaaaattatacGAAAGGCGAAATATTGTCGAGAAGACTCCTCGCGGTAAGAATAATTAAATTACTAAGCTGTAAATTAATCGACGAACCATAATTTAATCGCTGAACTATAACTGAATCGTCGAACCATAATTGAATCGTCGAATCATAATTGAATCGTCGAACCATAATTGAATCGTCGAACCAAAATTGAATCGCCGAACCGTAACTTAATTGTCGAACCATAATTTAATCGCCGAACCATAATTGAATCGCCGAACCATAATTGAATCGCCGAACCGTAATTTAATCGTTGAACCATATTTAAATCACTGAACCATAATTAAATCGCCGAACCATAATTGAATCGTCGAACCGTAATTTAATCGCCGAACCATAATTGAATCGCCGAACGTAATTGAATCGTCGAATCATAATTAAATCACTGAACCATAATTGAATCGTCGAACCATAATTAAATCACTGAACCATAATTGAATCGTCGAATCATAATTGAATCGCCAAACCATAATTGAATCGTCGAACCATAATTGAATCGTCGAACCGTAATTCGATAACCAAACTAATTCGATATCGAATTATGATTGCTAAACTAATTACTCAGCCGTTCAACTTACCAAGGACACAAGTTTTGTTTTTGCCTGGATAAAAATATCCTGTTTTGCAGATGCATTTCCCTAGAGCGCTGCAGTCCGTATTGTTGACGAGTTTACAATCTCCGTCCGTTGTACAGTTACCGAAGTCGGATACTATAAAAAAAGCACGGACTTGCAACGGTTCGTTACGTAAGCCTGAAGTCGAACAATGAACGTATTACAAACCTGTATCGTTGGAATTTTCTTCTTTGTAAACGCTAAACATTGATTCGGTTATAGCGTTAAACTCCGCTTCGGTGCACTTGTTATCGCTATCGCAATCCGCGTTTTCATCGAATCTGCAGTCGTTCTTTATCGTACAAGCATCGCCAACTTCTGTGGAATTGAAAGCGGTGATAATCAAATCTCACGaattaatagtaatttatttctgCAACATATATATACGCGACATTCGACCATAAATTATTCGATGACATCTGACGTAAATCTGACGTTGACATAGGCGGAAATTGTACAGCGGTCGCGCTTCTGTAACCTTGACTGTGAAACGATTTCTCaatttttgcaataaaaatatatcCGTAATAATAAGCGATCTTTTTCTCATTTAAATCAATTCCTCGCTGAAATCTAACGTTGCCATAGGCGCAAATTGCACAGCGATCGCGATTCTGTAACCTTGACTGTGAAACAATTTCtcaatttttgcaataaatatttatccgtAATAATAAGCGATCTTTTTCTCGCTTAAGTTAATTTCTCACTCAAATCTGACGTTGCCATAGGCGCAAATTGTACAGCGATCGCGCTTCTGTAACCTTGGCTGTGAAAcgatttcttaattttttcaataaaaatatgtatatccgTAATAACAACTGTTCCTTTTGTTTCACTGAAATgaattgtacaaatgaattaTGGAGCAACGAGTAGTTTAGGCGAATCACAGGTGAAAACAGTTCTTACTTTTTGCTTCCGGACGACACGATCTATACTCGCGTTGATAATATCCCGGACTGCAGCTGCATTTTCCCTTATCGCAGTACGCTGCTCCGTATTCGGCATGCACGTAACAATCGACGTCGCTGTTGCACTTGTCGAACAGCCCTGCAGGATTACATTAATTTAATCGAACCGCGCGGGTATCGTTCGAACCGAATAAATCGCACGAATTACCTGAATATGCATTGCATCTTCCATTGAAGTAATAGTAACCATCGGCGACGCATTCGCAAGCATTGTTCAAGCACGCTGCGCCACTGTATAAACGTTTCGAGCATTCTATCGCCTCGGCGCAGTGATCACCGTA
It encodes the following:
- the LOC117218573 gene encoding uncharacterized protein LOC117218573 produces the protein MKFTSDVCAFSSETAATIMLDFRSIVFCLLLALICPFYAGRTAGINSGNDAGSGSIEQKCSKDADCKIPNTHCLDSVCQCANGYVINGSLTACVPIATGYGDHCAEAIECSKRLYSGAACLNNACECVADGYYYFNGRCNAYSGLFDKCNSDVDCYVHAEYGAAYCDKGKCSCSPGYYQREYRSCRPEAKKVGDACTIKNDCRFDENADCDSDNKCTEAEFNAITESMFSVYKEENSNDTVSDFGNCTTDGDCKLVNNTDCSALGKCICKTGYFYPGKNKTCVLELGEPCNITDKAAIDYSECKNGKWNCAPGRVPALDNRKCLKAAKRFDWSCQYNAQCWTFGPDGICVEGKCVCNERSHFVESELFCWSTKGLGEQCQKDHDCRMKGTGEVLACEKNVCVCPSGTHLNADNTTCLENYIGIGSDCANDTECQPKNSICREKLCACKEGYVSDSFKSCIAVAPFGSPCDLDIQCSTVVPNATCISLTDTDKICGCGDDRNYKFDRCNVKKVLGDSCTNLGDCYLSSNDYRVTCRNGRCACDWAYIRENDTTCAPRTNARYQNNGNSANSISGGLLSILMTTLLSISYHSSIKRY